CAAATGGAAACTGTGGGGTTGCATCATAGGCTTGAAGGTTGCCTGGGCGCGGCCCTGAGCCCAACGTCGGAATAATATATTCCAGATAGATTCTTTGCGGAGGCCTTCGCCGCACGACGTCGTGGAGGAACAGAAAATTGTCTTCCTGAAATTTCATTTTGCAAAGACGACGAAATTCGAAACCGAATTCACCGTTGTCTGCCACGAGTTCCGTGACGCTCTCAATTTTGAAATACTTGTTGCCAAACCGGATCATCTTGTGAGCCTTTCTTCTGACTTTTAAGTCTGCCCCGCAAGTTGTGCTGCGAGGCTTTACGACCATTGGTTCTCCGGCAACAACCAGAAACTAACACTCAACCTGTGAGATTCCGAAAAACTCTGGCGGCTGCCGGCTTTTTGCCGTGTGCCGAACATCGCTTTTGGGGAATCAGAGTGAGCAAACGGCCGCCAATTCTCGAACGTTGGATCGAAGCTGTCAGCGAGAATCCAATAAGCTGAACACCACAATCCCGTGGTCAGAGAGCTGTGATTTTGGCAGGAAAAGCAGGCCCGATCCGGATACCAGGTTCATTACGGTTTCGGTGACCAAAACCTCTGAGAATGCTGCGGTTTTCGACAACTCACCTGCCGTTTCGACAGCCGTTCCCTCAAGCGTCTGCTGGCCGATGTCACACATCCCCGTTTCGACTCCACAGCAAATGCTCATGTCTAATCGGTTGGCGAGTTCAACAATGGCGTTCGCCGCGCGAACGGCTCGGGCGGGGCCATCGAACGTCAAAATCGAAGCACGCTCGGCAATCGTCAGGTTCTCACCACGGAACAAATCTCGCTGATGCCGAAGCAGTGCACGGAAACGATCCTGCTCGACTTCTGAATCGGCTTCGCTGCGAATGTACAAGACCGTGGCTAACACCTTATCTTCGGCGGGAGCTTGTCGCATGCCTGTTAGAAATTCTTCGATGTGGTCCAACATGGTCTGTGAGTCGCCGACAAACGGCAGGTGATCGTCACCCGGAAGCTCCACGAACTTCGCTCCGGGAATTAAGTCCGCCATGTAGCGGCCTTCTTCTACTCTCAGACAGCGATCTCCTGACCTGTGAAGAACAAGAGTGGGCACTTGAATTGTGGGCAGAATCGGACGGATATCGATTTGGGCGTTCATTCGAGTCAGCGCCACCGCTGCGCCCGGGCTGGCTCCCATCCGTAGGTAAGTGGCCCACCACTTGCGGAATTCCTGATCGTTGGCTTTGCTGGGTGCGCGGTCTTCAATGCCAAGGGGGCCGCCCCAGTTGCTCGCGATTTCCTCGAAAAACAGATCCCGCTGTTCTGCGGTTGGTCCCCACGGATAGTCTTCCGCCCACAACCTGCGTGCGTAACAACCCATCATCGTGATGGCAATTGCCTTCTGCGGATACGTCGCCGCAAACAGAGCGCACAACGGCCCGCCTTCAGAGACTCCACACAAGACCGCGCGTTCTGATCCGGCAGCGTCCATGACAGCGCGGACATCGTCCATTCGAGTTTCCAGGGTTGGAAGCTTGTCGACCGGAACTCTGTCAGACAGCCCGGTACCTCGTTTGTCGAATAGAATCAATCGTGAGAAAGTAGCCAGCCGCGTAAGGAAAGTTGCGAACGCACGGTCTTTCCAAAACCATTCCAGGTGAGACACCCAGCCCATCACAAAGACCATGTCGATCGGACCGTCTCCGACCGTCTGCCATGCGATGTTGACATCCCCACTGCGCGCATAGCGAATCTCCGGGGCTTCCACGAGTTTGTCTTGCGACGATGGTGCCGTGACGGCAGTTTCCGGGACTCTGTCTGTGACGGCGGCTGTTGCATGTTTTTTCCACGTCGGCAGCGAACGCTTGTTTGCCAGCTCCTCCGCGACATCTTTGCTTGTTGGCCGATCGACAGGATTCTTGCTAAGGCAACGACCGATGAGCTGAATCAGCCACGGAGGGATTTCAGTGTTGCATTCTCCCAGACTCTTGGGAGACCGCGTCAGAATCGCAGCCATCACGTCGCTGGAAGTCTCCCCTACAAACGGTCGTTCCCCTGCCAGCATCAGGAATAGCACCGAACCATAACTGAACACGTCGCTGCTGATATCCGAATCCTGACCGCGCGCCTGCTCGGGTGACATGAAGCTAACCGTTCCGACGATTGAACCGGACTCAGAAATCGCAGTTTCATCGGTGGCAGTCGGGATCGACGAACGAGCCAGACCGAAATCGAGAATCTTAAGCAGGCCGTCATCGCGGATCATCACGTTGTCTGGCTTAAGATCGCGATGCACAATCCCGGCGGCATGAGCGGCGGCTAGCCCCTTTGCCAGTTGCCAGGCATAGTCCAATGCTTCATCCAGACTTAGGCTAAGAACGCGCAGCCGCTCTTTCAATGTGAGCCCCAGCACAAATTCCGTGGCAATAAACGGGGTTCCGTCGGACTCACCGATCTCATAAATCGTCAAAACGTTCGGATGGTTTAAAGAACCAGCAAGTCTTGCTTCACGACGAAAACGCTCCAGCCACTGAACATCGGACGCTCGATCCTGGGTTAGCAGTTTAATTGCAACATCGCGGCCAAGCTTGGGGTCCGTGGCTAGAAACACGATCCCCATCCCGCCTTGACCAATCTGCTCGCTCACTTCGAACCGCCCGATATAGTCACCCGCTGAATGCGAACGCTCACCAGTTAATGGGCGGAGCAGGTCACGCCCAACGTTTGTCGGATCGAGCGAGATCGACTTGTCATCCGGCATGAACTTCCGCCATCCGATGGCAGCAGTCGCCGTCAGGTTTTGCAAACGTTGTTGGCATACAACACAGTGGTTTAAGTGTCGCTCAATGTCGGCCGTTTCAAGTGGCGATTCAAGAAACTCACGGATTGCCGAATCGGGCAGACACCGTTGGAGCTCGGCTGCCATAAAATGATCCAAATAGTTGGTTGGTACCCGT
This DNA window, taken from Fuerstiella marisgermanici, encodes the following:
- a CDS encoding alpha/beta fold hydrolase, with amino-acid sequence MAAELQRCLPDSAIREFLESPLETADIERHLNHCVVCQQRLQNLTATAAIGWRKFMPDDKSISLDPTNVGRDLLRPLTGERSHSAGDYIGRFEVSEQIGQGGMGIVFLATDPKLGRDVAIKLLTQDRASDVQWLERFRREARLAGSLNHPNVLTIYEIGESDGTPFIATEFVLGLTLKERLRVLSLSLDEALDYAWQLAKGLAAAHAAGIVHRDLKPDNVMIRDDGLLKILDFGLARSSIPTATDETAISESGSIVGTVSFMSPEQARGQDSDISSDVFSYGSVLFLMLAGERPFVGETSSDVMAAILTRSPKSLGECNTEIPPWLIQLIGRCLSKNPVDRPTSKDVAEELANKRSLPTWKKHATAAVTDRVPETAVTAPSSQDKLVEAPEIRYARSGDVNIAWQTVGDGPIDMVFVMGWVSHLEWFWKDRAFATFLTRLATFSRLILFDKRGTGLSDRVPVDKLPTLETRMDDVRAVMDAAGSERAVLCGVSEGGPLCALFAATYPQKAIAITMMGCYARRLWAEDYPWGPTAEQRDLFFEEIASNWGGPLGIEDRAPSKANDQEFRKWWATYLRMGASPGAAVALTRMNAQIDIRPILPTIQVPTLVLHRSGDRCLRVEEGRYMADLIPGAKFVELPGDDHLPFVGDSQTMLDHIEEFLTGMRQAPAEDKVLATVLYIRSEADSEVEQDRFRALLRHQRDLFRGENLTIAERASILTFDGPARAVRAANAIVELANRLDMSICCGVETGMCDIGQQTLEGTAVETAGELSKTAAFSEVLVTETVMNLVSGSGLLFLPKSQLSDHGIVVFSLLDSR